Proteins from a single region of Hordeum vulgare subsp. vulgare chromosome 6H, MorexV3_pseudomolecules_assembly, whole genome shotgun sequence:
- the LOC123406201 gene encoding histone acetyltransferase MCC1-like isoform X4, whose amino-acid sequence MLDPRSEIYPTIEYRPIQPSDLEVLEKIHLSLFPIRYEREFFLNVVNGHGVISWGAVDTSRSDEGRDELIGFVTTRMIAAKDSEIEDLFRYNNSRKDLTLLYILTLGVVDSYRNLGIASSLVREVIKHAASVSNCRGVYLHVISYNQPAINFYKKMLFKLVRRLPMFYYIRGQHYDSYLFVYYVNGGRTPCSPLAFLKMLVGKFWSKEEKSIPRWSRCKESTTLLTSPNNSSNSKRIIGGEDSRCHV is encoded by the exons ATGTTGGACCCAAGATCCGAAATCTACCCCACCATAGAGTATCGCCCCATCCAGCCCTCCGACCTCGAGGTTCTTGAGAAGATTCATCTCTCGCTATTTCCCATAAG GTACGAGAGGGAGTTCTTCTTGAACGTTGTCAATGGCCATGGTGTCATTTCGTGGGGTGCTGTGGACACTAGCAGATCGGATGAAGGCAGAGACGAGCTGATAGGCTTTGTAACCACGAGGATGATTGCAGCAAAAGATAGCGAG ATCGAGGATTTATTTAGATACAACAATTCACGCAAAGATCTAACACTTCTTTATATCCTGACGCTTGGTGTAGTGGATAGCTACAGGAACCTTGGCATAG CATCTTCGCTTGTTCGAGAGGTTATTAAACATGCTGCAAGTGTATCAAATTGCAGGGGTGTTTATTTGCATGTCATTTCATATAACCAGCCTGCAATTAACTTTTACAAGAAGATGCTATTTAAGCTAGTCAGAAGACTTCCGATGTTCTACTACATAAGAGGGCAGCATTATGACTCATACTTGTTTGTGTATTATGTCAATGGGGGGCGTACGCCGTGTTCACCACT GGCTTTCCTAAAGATGTTGGTTGGCAAGTTCTGGAGCAAAGAGGAAAAGAGTATCCCGAGATGGTCCCGTTGTAAGGAATCAACCACTCTATTGACCTCACCGAataatagtagtaacagtaaaaggatcattggtggtgaagattcAAGATGTCATGTGTAA
- the LOC123406200 gene encoding F-box/LRR-repeat protein At1g06630-like — translation MRTKHLIPNHAAGLTYANAYAAAPRESHGDGGGAVDPFEAFPDAVLGLIVSKLPFRSAVAASAISRRWRGAVAAAPELDLDFAAAFPAAPRRRTAFAAAATAALAGSRQRPLRRLRLALDGFFDQVFAASAASHVASWLDAAAARGVEQLELHLPRSRLAVLPPSLLACTDLTSLTLRLDHNALPLPSLCPLTHLSRLHLASISLVGCGDFFEDLCSHCTQLSCLSLEQCHIGALRLAGTPRLRSLDIASCSWTQQSSVAIAEMPALRTLRYSGAMANRHMINDADSLDEVVLTIEPQVKLLEPNLRELLVLVGNVRSLVLSPWCIEQFAHPEEWSKVRLDKVRRLACIIERREEGALSIAPLLTSCPNVQQLSVSVVPSQSKRRRCSDTGVQYGVIGSRRMIVRNLMEIRMEYIDESKSGLDLVKLLLKNAQMLEMMTIVPSMDGLDQAKFRRRVLKFRKASRNVNIQFSATT, via the exons ATGCGCACCAAGCACCTGATACCCAACCACGCCGCGGGTCTCACCTACGCGAACGCCTACGCCGCCGCCCCTCGCGAGAGCCACGGCGATGGCGGCGGCGCCGTCGACCCGTTCGAGGCCTTCCCCGACGCGGTCCTCGGGCTGATCGTCTCCAAGCTGCCCTTCAGGTCCGCCGTCGCTGCGTCCGCCATCTCGCGCCGGTGGCGCGGCGCGGTGGCCGCCGCGCCGGAGCTCGACCTCGACTTCGCCGCGGCGTTCCCCGCCGCGCCCCGCCGCAGGACGGCATTCgcggccgccgccaccgccgcgctCGCGGGCTCGCGGCAACGCCCGCTCCGCCGCCTCCGCCTCGCGCTCGACGGCTTCTTCGACCAGGTCTTCGCCGCCTCCGCGGCCAGCCACGTCGCCTCCTGGCTCGACGCCGCCGCGGCGCGAGGCGTCGAGCAGTTGGAGCTCCACCTCCCGCGCTCCCGCCTCGCCgtgctccctccctccctcctcgccTGCACCGACCTCACGTCGCTCACCCTTCGCCTCGACCACAACGCCCTTCCGCTCCCTTCTCTCTGCCCCCTCACCCACCTATCCCGCCTGCACCTCGCCTCCATTTCGCTCGTTGGCTGCGGCGACTTCTTCGAAGACCTCTGTTCTCACTGCACGCAGCTCAGCTGCCTGAGCCTTGAACAGTGCCATATCGGTGCACTCCGACTAGCCGGCACACCGCGGCTTCGCTCGCTTGACATCGCCAGCTGTTCTTGGACGCAGCAGTCGTCTGTTGCCATTGCTGAGATGCCGGCGTTGCGCACTCTCCGCTACTCGGGTGCGATGGCAAACAGGCACATGATCAATGACGCCGATTCCTTGGACGAGGTCGTTCTCACCATTGAGCCACAAGTTAAGCTCCTGGAGCCTAATCTCAGAGAGCTGCTTGTGTTGGTTGGAAACGTACGGAGCCTAGTGCTTTCGCCCTGGTGCATTGAG CAATTTGCGCATCCTGAGGAATGGTCGAAGGTGAGGCTAGATAAGGTGAGACGGCTGGCATGCATAATAGAGAGGAGGGAAGAAGGTGCTTTGTCCATTGCACCATTGCTTACGAGTTGCCCCAATGTGCAACAACTTTCTGTGTCGGTCGTG CCATCGCAGTCCAAGCGAAGACGGTGCAGTGACACTGGAGTTCAGTATGGTGTTATAGGTAGTAGAAGGATGATTGTCAGGAATCTCATGGAAATTAGGATGGAGTACATTGATGAGAGCAAGAGTGGGTTGGATCTGGTTAAGCTTCTGCTCAAGAATGCGCAGATGTTGGAGATGATGACAATTGTGCCTTCCATGGATGGCCTTGATCAGGCCAAGTTCAGGCGCAGGGTTTTGAAGTTCAGGAAAGCTTCCAGGAATGTCAACATCCAGTTTTCTGCCACTACATGA
- the LOC123406201 gene encoding histone acetyltransferase MCC1-like isoform X3 has translation MLDPRSEIYPTIEYRPIQPSDLEVLEKIHLSLFPIRYEREFFLNVVNGHGVISWGAVDTSRSDEGRDELIGFVTTRMIAAKDSEIEDLFRYNNSRKDLTLLYILTLGVVDSYRNLGIASSLVREVIKHAASVSNCRGVYLHVISYNQPAINFYKKMLFKLVRRLPMFYYIRGQHYDSYLFVYYVNGGRTPCSPLEIVTSFVVDFRAFLKMLVGKFWSKEEKSIPRWSRCKESTTLLTSPNNSSNSKRIIGGEDSRCHV, from the exons ATGTTGGACCCAAGATCCGAAATCTACCCCACCATAGAGTATCGCCCCATCCAGCCCTCCGACCTCGAGGTTCTTGAGAAGATTCATCTCTCGCTATTTCCCATAAG GTACGAGAGGGAGTTCTTCTTGAACGTTGTCAATGGCCATGGTGTCATTTCGTGGGGTGCTGTGGACACTAGCAGATCGGATGAAGGCAGAGACGAGCTGATAGGCTTTGTAACCACGAGGATGATTGCAGCAAAAGATAGCGAG ATCGAGGATTTATTTAGATACAACAATTCACGCAAAGATCTAACACTTCTTTATATCCTGACGCTTGGTGTAGTGGATAGCTACAGGAACCTTGGCATAG CATCTTCGCTTGTTCGAGAGGTTATTAAACATGCTGCAAGTGTATCAAATTGCAGGGGTGTTTATTTGCATGTCATTTCATATAACCAGCCTGCAATTAACTTTTACAAGAAGATGCTATTTAAGCTAGTCAGAAGACTTCCGATGTTCTACTACATAAGAGGGCAGCATTATGACTCATACTTGTTTGTGTATTATGTCAATGGGGGGCGTACGCCGTGTTCACCACT GGAGATTGTAACTTCATTTGTTGTTGACTTCAGGGCTTTCCTAAAGATGTTGGTTGGCAAGTTCTGGAGCAAAGAGGAAAAGAGTATCCCGAGATGGTCCCGTTGTAAGGAATCAACCACTCTATTGACCTCACCGAataatagtagtaacagtaaaaggatcattggtggtgaagattcAAGATGTCATGTGTAA
- the LOC123406201 gene encoding histone acetyltransferase MCC1-like isoform X2, whose amino-acid sequence MLDPRSEIYPTIEYRPIQPSDLEVLEKIHLSLFPIRYEREFFLNVVNGHGVISWGAVDTSRSDEGRDELIGFVTTRMIAAKDSEIEDLFRYNNSRKDLTLLYILTLGVVDSYRNLGIASSLVREVIKHAASVSNCRGVYLHVISYNQPAINFYKKMLFKLVRRLPMFYYIRGQHYDSYLFVYYVNGGRTPCSPLSNLHIGILPPSATFGVASREYIVRAFLKMLVGKFWSKEEKSIPRWSRCKESTTLLTSPNNSSNSKRIIGGEDSRCHV is encoded by the exons ATGTTGGACCCAAGATCCGAAATCTACCCCACCATAGAGTATCGCCCCATCCAGCCCTCCGACCTCGAGGTTCTTGAGAAGATTCATCTCTCGCTATTTCCCATAAG GTACGAGAGGGAGTTCTTCTTGAACGTTGTCAATGGCCATGGTGTCATTTCGTGGGGTGCTGTGGACACTAGCAGATCGGATGAAGGCAGAGACGAGCTGATAGGCTTTGTAACCACGAGGATGATTGCAGCAAAAGATAGCGAG ATCGAGGATTTATTTAGATACAACAATTCACGCAAAGATCTAACACTTCTTTATATCCTGACGCTTGGTGTAGTGGATAGCTACAGGAACCTTGGCATAG CATCTTCGCTTGTTCGAGAGGTTATTAAACATGCTGCAAGTGTATCAAATTGCAGGGGTGTTTATTTGCATGTCATTTCATATAACCAGCCTGCAATTAACTTTTACAAGAAGATGCTATTTAAGCTAGTCAGAAGACTTCCGATGTTCTACTACATAAGAGGGCAGCATTATGACTCATACTTGTTTGTGTATTATGTCAATGGGGGGCGTACGCCGTGTTCACCACT CTCAAACTTGCATATTGGAATTTTGCCTCCTTCTGCAACTTTTGGTGTTGCCTCTCGTGAATACATTGttag GGCTTTCCTAAAGATGTTGGTTGGCAAGTTCTGGAGCAAAGAGGAAAAGAGTATCCCGAGATGGTCCCGTTGTAAGGAATCAACCACTCTATTGACCTCACCGAataatagtagtaacagtaaaaggatcattggtggtgaagattcAAGATGTCATGTGTAA
- the LOC123406201 gene encoding histone acetyltransferase MCC1-like isoform X1, with the protein MLDPRSEIYPTIEYRPIQPSDLEVLEKIHLSLFPIRYEREFFLNVVNGHGVISWGAVDTSRSDEGRDELIGFVTTRMIAAKDSEIEDLFRYNNSRKDLTLLYILTLGVVDSYRNLGIASSLVREVIKHAASVSNCRGVYLHVISYNQPAINFYKKMLFKLVRRLPMFYYIRGQHYDSYLFVYYVNGGRTPCSPLSNLHIGILPPSATFGVASREYIVREIVTSFVVDFRAFLKMLVGKFWSKEEKSIPRWSRCKESTTLLTSPNNSSNSKRIIGGEDSRCHV; encoded by the exons ATGTTGGACCCAAGATCCGAAATCTACCCCACCATAGAGTATCGCCCCATCCAGCCCTCCGACCTCGAGGTTCTTGAGAAGATTCATCTCTCGCTATTTCCCATAAG GTACGAGAGGGAGTTCTTCTTGAACGTTGTCAATGGCCATGGTGTCATTTCGTGGGGTGCTGTGGACACTAGCAGATCGGATGAAGGCAGAGACGAGCTGATAGGCTTTGTAACCACGAGGATGATTGCAGCAAAAGATAGCGAG ATCGAGGATTTATTTAGATACAACAATTCACGCAAAGATCTAACACTTCTTTATATCCTGACGCTTGGTGTAGTGGATAGCTACAGGAACCTTGGCATAG CATCTTCGCTTGTTCGAGAGGTTATTAAACATGCTGCAAGTGTATCAAATTGCAGGGGTGTTTATTTGCATGTCATTTCATATAACCAGCCTGCAATTAACTTTTACAAGAAGATGCTATTTAAGCTAGTCAGAAGACTTCCGATGTTCTACTACATAAGAGGGCAGCATTATGACTCATACTTGTTTGTGTATTATGTCAATGGGGGGCGTACGCCGTGTTCACCACT CTCAAACTTGCATATTGGAATTTTGCCTCCTTCTGCAACTTTTGGTGTTGCCTCTCGTGAATACATTGttag GGAGATTGTAACTTCATTTGTTGTTGACTTCAGGGCTTTCCTAAAGATGTTGGTTGGCAAGTTCTGGAGCAAAGAGGAAAAGAGTATCCCGAGATGGTCCCGTTGTAAGGAATCAACCACTCTATTGACCTCACCGAataatagtagtaacagtaaaaggatcattggtggtgaagattcAAGATGTCATGTGTAA